The proteins below are encoded in one region of Pseudomonas sp. SCB32:
- a CDS encoding aspartate aminotransferase family protein translates to MTDQIRPQRETRDYQKADAAHHIHAFLDQKALNAEGPRVMVRGEGLHLWDNDGNRYLDGMSGLWCTNLGYGRKDLTAAATAQLDELPYYNMFFHTTHPAVIELSETLFSLLPDHYSHAIYTNSGSEANEVLIRTVRRFWQVAGKPQKKIMIGRWNGYHGSTLAATALGGMKFMHEMGGLIPDIAHIDEPYFFAAGGDLTPAEFGRRCALQLEEKILELGAENVAGFIAEPFQGAGGMIFPPESYWPEIQRICRQYDVLLCADEVIGGFGRTGEWFAHQHFGFQPDTLSIAKGLTSGYIPMGGLVLSKRIAQTLVEEGGVFAHGLTYSGHPVAAAVAVANLRALRDEGWVNQVKNDTGPYLQQCLREVFGNHPLVGDIQGAGFVAALQFVQDKATRKRFDNENDIAWRCRTIGFEEGLIIRSTLGRMIMAPALVAGRAEIDELVEKTRRAVDRTAQEIGVL, encoded by the coding sequence ATGACCGACCAGATCAGACCGCAACGTGAAACCCGCGATTATCAGAAAGCGGACGCGGCTCACCACATTCATGCCTTCCTCGACCAGAAGGCGCTGAACGCCGAAGGCCCGCGCGTAATGGTGCGTGGTGAAGGCCTGCACCTGTGGGACAACGACGGCAACCGTTACCTCGACGGCATGTCCGGCCTGTGGTGCACCAACCTGGGCTACGGCCGCAAGGACCTGACCGCCGCCGCCACCGCGCAGCTGGATGAACTGCCCTACTACAACATGTTCTTCCACACCACCCACCCGGCGGTGATCGAGCTCTCCGAGACCCTCTTCAGCCTGCTGCCCGACCACTACAGCCACGCGATCTACACCAACTCCGGCTCCGAGGCCAACGAGGTGCTGATCCGTACCGTGCGCCGCTTCTGGCAGGTTGCCGGCAAGCCGCAGAAGAAGATCATGATCGGCCGCTGGAACGGCTACCACGGCTCCACCCTGGCGGCCACCGCCCTGGGCGGCATGAAGTTCATGCACGAGATGGGCGGCCTGATCCCGGACATCGCGCACATCGACGAGCCCTACTTCTTCGCTGCCGGCGGTGACCTGACCCCGGCCGAGTTCGGCCGTCGCTGCGCGCTGCAGCTGGAAGAGAAGATCCTCGAACTGGGCGCGGAAAACGTCGCCGGCTTCATCGCCGAGCCGTTCCAGGGCGCCGGCGGCATGATCTTCCCGCCGGAAAGCTACTGGCCGGAAATCCAGCGCATCTGCCGTCAGTACGACGTGCTGCTGTGCGCCGACGAAGTGATCGGCGGCTTCGGCCGTACCGGCGAGTGGTTCGCCCACCAGCACTTCGGCTTCCAGCCCGACACCCTGTCCATCGCCAAGGGCCTGACCTCCGGCTACATCCCCATGGGCGGCCTGGTGCTGAGCAAGCGCATTGCCCAGACCCTGGTGGAAGAGGGCGGCGTGTTCGCCCACGGCCTGACCTACTCCGGCCACCCGGTGGCGGCGGCGGTAGCCGTGGCCAACCTGCGCGCGCTGCGTGACGAGGGCTGGGTCAACCAGGTGAAGAACGACACCGGTCCGTACCTGCAGCAGTGCCTGCGCGAAGTCTTCGGCAACCACCCGCTGGTGGGCGACATCCAGGGCGCCGGCTTCGTCGCCGCGCTGCAGTTCGTCCAGGACAAGGCCACCCGCAAGCGCTTCGACAACGAAAACGACATCGCCTGGCGCTGCCGCACCATCGGCTTCGAGGAGGGCCTGATCATTCGCTCCACCCTCGGCCGCATGATCATGGCGCCGGCGCTGGTCGCAGGCCGTGCCGAGATCGACGAGCTGGTCGAGAAGACCCGCCGCGCGGTCGACCGCACTGCCCAGGAAATCGGCGTGCTCTAA
- a CDS encoding aldehyde dehydrogenase, translating into MYELNDWQQRAARQTFIDSALIGGRRVAARDGATFASVDPATNRLLANVAACGEAEVDAAVRVARQAFETGPWARMAPRERKAVLLKLAELMMVHRDELALLDTLNMGKPVMDAWNIDVPGAAGVFSWYAESLDKLYDQVAPTAQDALATITRTPLGVIGAVVPWNFPLDMAAWKLAPALAAGNSVVLKPAEQSPFSALRLAELALEAGLPEGVLNVVTGLGEAAGKALGLHPDVDALVFTGSTQVGKYFMQYSAQSNLKQVWLECGGKSPNLVFADCRDLDLAAEKAAFGIFFNQGEVCSANSRLLVERSIHDEFVERLIAKARNWAPGDPLNPASRAGAIVDGKQTAGIMRCIDQAASDGATLACGGRQLSFNGSDNFIEPTIFTGVRPEQSLARDEVFGPVLAVIPFDSEDDAVRMANDSIYGLAASLWSDDLHRAHRVARRLNAGTVSVNTVDALDPAIPFGGGKQSGFGRDLSLHSFDKYTQLKTTWFQLR; encoded by the coding sequence GTGTACGAGCTCAACGACTGGCAGCAGCGCGCTGCCCGGCAGACCTTCATCGACAGCGCCCTGATCGGCGGCCGCCGCGTGGCCGCTCGTGACGGTGCCACCTTCGCATCCGTCGACCCGGCGACCAACCGTCTGCTGGCGAATGTCGCCGCTTGCGGCGAGGCCGAAGTCGACGCCGCCGTGCGTGTCGCCCGCCAGGCCTTCGAGACCGGTCCCTGGGCGCGCATGGCGCCGCGCGAGCGCAAGGCCGTGCTGCTCAAGCTCGCCGAGCTGATGATGGTTCATCGCGACGAGCTGGCCCTGCTGGACACCCTGAACATGGGCAAGCCGGTCATGGATGCCTGGAACATCGACGTGCCCGGCGCCGCTGGCGTGTTCTCCTGGTACGCCGAAAGCCTCGACAAGCTCTACGACCAGGTTGCGCCGACCGCGCAGGACGCCCTGGCCACCATCACCCGCACCCCGCTGGGCGTGATCGGTGCCGTGGTGCCGTGGAACTTCCCCCTCGACATGGCCGCCTGGAAGCTGGCGCCGGCCCTGGCCGCCGGCAACTCCGTGGTGCTCAAGCCTGCCGAGCAGTCGCCGTTCTCCGCCCTGCGCCTGGCCGAGCTGGCGCTGGAAGCCGGCCTGCCCGAAGGCGTGCTGAACGTGGTCACCGGCCTGGGCGAAGCCGCCGGCAAGGCGCTGGGTCTGCACCCGGACGTAGACGCCCTGGTGTTCACCGGCTCGACCCAGGTCGGCAAGTACTTCATGCAGTATTCCGCCCAGTCCAACCTCAAGCAGGTCTGGCTGGAGTGCGGCGGCAAGAGCCCGAACCTGGTGTTCGCCGACTGCCGCGACCTCGATCTGGCCGCTGAAAAAGCCGCCTTCGGCATCTTCTTCAACCAGGGCGAAGTCTGCTCGGCCAACTCGCGCCTGCTGGTGGAGCGTTCGATCCACGACGAATTCGTCGAGCGCCTGATCGCCAAGGCCCGCAACTGGGCGCCGGGCGACCCGCTGAACCCGGCCAGCCGTGCCGGCGCCATCGTCGACGGCAAGCAGACCGCCGGCATCATGCGCTGCATCGACCAGGCCGCCAGCGACGGCGCCACGCTCGCTTGCGGTGGCCGCCAGCTGAGCTTCAACGGTTCCGACAACTTCATCGAGCCGACCATCTTCACCGGCGTGCGCCCGGAGCAGAGCCTGGCCCGCGACGAGGTGTTCGGCCCGGTGCTGGCGGTGATTCCGTTCGACAGCGAAGACGACGCCGTGCGCATGGCCAACGACAGCATCTACGGCCTGGCCGCCTCCCTGTGGAGCGACGACCTGCACCGTGCCCACCGCGTGGCGCGCCGCCTGAACGCCGGCACCGTGTCGGTGAACACCGTGGACGCCCTGGACCCGGCGATTCCGTTCGGCGGTGGCAAGCAGTCCGGTTTTGGCCGCGACCTGTCGCTGCACTCGTTCGACAAATACACCCAGCTGAAGACCACCTGGTTCCAGCTGCGCTGA
- a CDS encoding carbon-nitrogen hydrolase family protein, translating into MAKIFLAGDHIFHGLDRLLRPAGHGHTPATAQFPYTQLGVKLMRIALWQTCGLPGDIAGNLEQLERQADAAAAAGAQLLLCPELWLGGYNVPQRMAELAEAADGPSARCIGELVARRLGIAIAYGYAERHPQGGKPYNSVQVIGPSGEPIAHYRKTHLFGAMEAELFSAGDRLGLPFEYAGWRIGLLNGVDLEYPEAVRTHALNGAGLVLIPTALTPEYAVVSSVIAPARALENQLFVACCSRSGVEEGLQFLGGSCIAAPDGQRLAVAGSGESMLLVDLDPHQRTHLTETFPYLPGRRPELYSALTR; encoded by the coding sequence ATGGCGAAGATTTTCCTCGCTGGCGACCACATTTTTCATGGCCTTGACCGTCTGCTGCGTCCCGCCGGGCACGGGCATACTCCGGCGACCGCGCAATTCCCCTACACGCAGCTCGGAGTAAAGCTCATGCGCATCGCCCTGTGGCAGACCTGCGGACTTCCCGGTGACATCGCCGGCAATCTCGAACAGCTGGAACGCCAGGCCGACGCCGCCGCGGCGGCCGGCGCGCAGCTACTGCTGTGCCCGGAGCTGTGGTTGGGCGGCTACAACGTCCCGCAGCGCATGGCCGAGCTGGCCGAGGCGGCGGATGGCCCATCGGCGCGCTGCATCGGCGAGCTGGTGGCGCGGCGCCTGGGCATCGCCATCGCCTATGGCTACGCCGAGCGCCATCCCCAGGGCGGCAAGCCGTACAACTCGGTGCAGGTGATCGGCCCGAGCGGCGAACCCATCGCGCATTACCGCAAGACCCACCTGTTCGGCGCCATGGAAGCGGAGCTGTTCAGCGCCGGTGATCGCCTGGGGCTGCCCTTCGAGTACGCCGGCTGGCGCATCGGGCTGCTCAATGGCGTAGACCTGGAATACCCCGAGGCGGTGCGCACCCATGCCCTGAACGGCGCCGGACTGGTCCTGATTCCCACCGCGCTGACCCCGGAATACGCCGTGGTGTCGAGCGTGATCGCCCCGGCGCGGGCGCTGGAGAATCAGCTGTTCGTCGCCTGCTGCAGCCGTAGCGGGGTGGAGGAGGGGCTGCAGTTCCTCGGCGGCTCCTGCATCGCCGCGCCCGACGGCCAGCGGCTGGCGGTGGCCGGCTCGGGTGAGAGCATGCTGCTGGTGGACCTGGACCCGCACCAGCGGACCCATCTGACGGAGACCTTCCCCTACCTGCCAGGCCGCCGCCCGGAGCTGTACAGCGCGCTCACCCGCTGA
- a CDS encoding LysR family transcriptional regulator, protein MASYTLRQLKYFVTTVECGSVAEASRKLYIAQPSISTAIKGLEESFGVQLFIRHHAQGVSLTPSGARFYRKAQELLRMAHEFEQNALADNDVVAGQIDIGCFETVAPLYLPRLIAGFRERYPGVEIRISDGEQQELVQGLTAGRFDLALLYDHDLDGTIATDPLMQAQRPYALLPADHRFAQQEKVSLRDLALEPMILLDVQPSRTYFVSIFEELGLNPHIAFSSPSIEMVRGMVGQGFGFSVLVTRPHSECTYDGKKVVMVNIAEDVSASGLVAAWLKRAQLTKPAQLFVDYAREELSGQH, encoded by the coding sequence GTGGCTTCCTATACCTTGCGGCAATTGAAGTATTTCGTGACCACCGTGGAATGCGGCAGCGTGGCCGAGGCGTCGCGCAAGCTGTACATCGCGCAGCCGTCCATCTCCACGGCGATCAAGGGCCTGGAGGAGAGCTTCGGCGTGCAGCTGTTCATCCGCCACCACGCCCAGGGCGTCTCCCTGACCCCCAGCGGCGCGCGCTTCTACCGCAAGGCGCAGGAGCTGCTGCGCATGGCCCATGAGTTCGAGCAGAACGCCCTGGCGGACAACGACGTGGTGGCCGGGCAGATCGACATCGGCTGCTTCGAGACCGTCGCCCCGCTCTACCTGCCGCGCCTGATCGCGGGCTTCCGTGAACGCTATCCGGGCGTGGAGATCCGCATCAGCGACGGTGAACAGCAGGAGCTGGTGCAGGGCCTGACCGCCGGCCGCTTCGACCTTGCGCTGCTCTACGACCACGACCTGGACGGCACCATCGCCACCGATCCACTGATGCAGGCCCAGCGCCCCTATGCGCTGCTGCCGGCAGACCATCGCTTCGCCCAGCAGGAGAAGGTATCCCTGCGCGACCTGGCGCTGGAGCCGATGATCCTGCTCGATGTGCAGCCAAGTCGTACCTATTTCGTGAGCATCTTCGAGGAACTGGGGCTGAACCCGCACATCGCCTTCAGCTCGCCATCGATCGAGATGGTGCGCGGCATGGTCGGCCAGGGCTTCGGCTTCTCGGTGCTGGTGACCCGCCCGCACTCGGAGTGCACCTACGACGGCAAGAAGGTAGTGATGGTGAACATCGCCGAGGACGTCAGCGCCTCCGGCCTGGTCGCCGCCTGGCTCAAGCGCGCCCAGCTGACCAAGCCGGCGCAGCTGTTCGTCGATTACGCACGGGAAGAGTTGAGCGGGCAGCACTGA
- a CDS encoding DUF5924 family protein → MLIWKERAQRLITLVLGLLQRYPHIVALFGFCSGVFSFIMVDRHRAGFARVMAIVMLVSWVWLMLENLLTDRFKRRFGWEVPPGLLRYATQLIHQESLFFCLPFFFITTTWNSGQALFTGALALAGVMAITDPIYYKWLSVRRWTFLGYHTLTLFAVLLTALPIILHLSTPQSYQAALGIAVLLSFPSLAVTVKIHKWWRWLALVGLTLSIGAVGWFARAWVPPSTLWMTEMAVTESFDNSQRTPGDSLEKVSLAQIRSQGLYAYTAINAPRGLNERIYHAWRKDGQEVDRIALDIKGGRELGYRAWTHKQNFPSDPVGDWQVQVLTEAGQVIGTLRFEVTP, encoded by the coding sequence ATGCTCATCTGGAAAGAGCGCGCGCAGCGCCTGATCACCCTCGTCCTCGGCCTGCTGCAGCGCTACCCGCACATCGTCGCCCTGTTCGGCTTCTGCTCCGGGGTGTTCAGCTTCATCATGGTGGACCGTCACCGCGCCGGCTTCGCCCGGGTGATGGCCATCGTCATGCTGGTGAGCTGGGTCTGGCTGATGCTGGAAAACCTGCTCACCGACCGCTTCAAGCGCCGCTTCGGCTGGGAGGTGCCACCGGGGCTGCTGCGCTACGCGACCCAGCTGATCCACCAGGAGAGCCTGTTCTTCTGCCTGCCGTTCTTCTTCATCACCACCACCTGGAACAGCGGCCAGGCCCTGTTCACCGGCGCGCTGGCGCTCGCCGGGGTGATGGCGATCACCGACCCGATCTACTACAAGTGGCTGTCGGTGCGGCGCTGGACCTTCCTCGGCTACCACACCCTGACGCTGTTCGCGGTGCTGCTAACCGCGCTGCCGATCATCCTTCACCTGAGCACCCCGCAGAGCTACCAGGCGGCGCTGGGCATCGCCGTGCTGCTGTCCTTCCCGAGCCTGGCGGTGACCGTGAAGATCCACAAATGGTGGCGCTGGCTCGCCCTGGTCGGGCTGACCCTGTCGATCGGTGCGGTGGGCTGGTTCGCCCGCGCCTGGGTGCCGCCCTCGACCCTGTGGATGACCGAGATGGCGGTCACCGAAAGCTTCGACAACAGCCAGCGCACCCCCGGCGACAGCCTGGAGAAGGTGAGTCTCGCGCAGATCAGGAGCCAGGGCCTCTACGCCTACACCGCGATCAATGCGCCGCGCGGTCTCAACGAGCGCATCTACCACGCCTGGCGCAAGGACGGCCAGGAGGTCGACCGCATCGCCCTGGATATCAAGGGCGGCCGCGAGCTCGGCTACCGCGCCTGGACGCACAAGCAGAACTTCCCGTCCGATCCGGTCGGCGACTGGCAGGTTCAGGTGCTCACCGAAGCCGGCCAGGTGATCGGCACCCTGCGTTTCGAGGTCACACCCTGA
- a CDS encoding acyl-CoA thioesterase II, which yields MTDTALHPFDRAVALRPVEGQPGLYEGHTSQDYWNMVGPFGGITAAILLQGALRHPQLLGSPLSLTVNYASAVVAGAFQVQATPVRTNRSTQHWLLQLLQADENGEQQITTTATLVTALRRETWSQSDLPMPQAPAAGELERMTMPGKAVAWVQQYELRAVSGALPTHWDGRGDHSRSQLWLRDAQARPLDFLSLAAMSDIFYPRIWLRRATPVPAGTVSITTYFHTDLAQLAEVGTGYLLGDARGQAFSNGFFDQSAELWSEAGELLATSNQIVYYKE from the coding sequence ATGACCGATACCGCCCTGCACCCGTTCGACCGCGCCGTCGCCCTGCGCCCCGTGGAAGGCCAGCCCGGCCTCTACGAAGGTCACACCAGCCAGGACTACTGGAACATGGTCGGCCCCTTCGGTGGCATCACTGCGGCGATCCTCCTGCAGGGCGCACTACGCCATCCGCAACTGCTCGGCAGCCCGCTCTCGCTGACGGTCAACTACGCCAGCGCCGTGGTGGCCGGTGCCTTCCAGGTGCAGGCCACGCCGGTCCGCACCAACCGCTCCACCCAGCACTGGCTGCTGCAACTGCTGCAGGCCGACGAGAACGGCGAGCAGCAGATCACCACCACCGCCACCCTGGTCACCGCCCTGCGCCGCGAGACCTGGAGCCAGAGCGACCTGCCCATGCCGCAGGCTCCCGCAGCCGGCGAACTGGAGCGGATGACCATGCCGGGCAAAGCCGTGGCCTGGGTGCAGCAGTACGAGCTGCGCGCCGTCAGCGGCGCGCTTCCGACCCACTGGGACGGCCGTGGCGACCACAGCCGCAGCCAGCTCTGGCTGCGCGACGCCCAGGCCCGCCCGCTGGACTTCCTGTCCCTGGCGGCGATGAGCGACATCTTCTACCCGCGCATCTGGCTGCGCCGCGCCACCCCGGTGCCGGCGGGCACCGTGTCGATCACCACCTACTTCCACACCGACCTCGCGCAACTGGCGGAAGTCGGCACCGGCTACCTGCTCGGTGACGCCCGTGGCCAGGCCTTCAGCAATGGCTTCTTCGACCAGTCGGCGGAGCTGTGGAGCGAGGCGGGCGAGCTGCTGGCGACCAGCAACCAGATCGTTTACTACAAGGAATGA
- a CDS encoding site-specific integrase, translated as MGKLNAKLVDNLDKPGTYEDGDGLRLVVQASGRKSWVLRFQLTGRRREMGLGGFPQVSLKDARLKTATYRRQLLDGIDPLAARDAEREALQTAQKSSKEKNATFEEVAREYFEAHSPGWSASWARGWIRKLEIHVFSRIGKVPVAKVGTDEVLAVLRPIWATKNRTADEVRSQIEQILDAAKARGRRTGENPARWRGHLDNLLSRADKKKARKQTSFAAISWQDVPKLIQQLQAMNTRDAQAMQLLIMTGSRSHMVRQARWDEFDFKDRTWSLSAERMKARAAFVIPLPEQVIEFLRSIPKVDESSYLFPGQGRSGVMHADAMRKLLQEELQYDGVTCHGFRSTFRDWAGECTNYPREICELALAHDERGQTESAYSRSNFLEKRRALMTDWAGYLASGK; from the coding sequence ATGGGAAAGCTGAACGCAAAGCTGGTCGATAACCTCGACAAGCCCGGCACATACGAGGACGGCGATGGCCTACGCCTGGTGGTGCAAGCCTCGGGCCGCAAATCCTGGGTGCTGCGGTTTCAGCTCACAGGTCGGCGCAGGGAAATGGGGCTCGGTGGCTTTCCCCAGGTCAGCCTCAAAGATGCGCGCCTCAAGACCGCCACCTATCGCCGCCAGCTTCTTGATGGCATTGATCCTCTCGCAGCCAGAGATGCTGAGCGCGAGGCCCTGCAAACCGCCCAGAAGAGCAGCAAGGAAAAGAACGCCACTTTTGAGGAGGTTGCCAGGGAGTATTTCGAAGCTCACAGCCCAGGCTGGTCGGCCAGTTGGGCGCGAGGTTGGATTCGTAAGCTAGAAATCCATGTGTTCAGCCGCATCGGAAAAGTCCCGGTAGCGAAAGTCGGAACCGATGAAGTACTCGCCGTCCTTCGCCCTATTTGGGCCACGAAGAACCGCACTGCTGATGAGGTGCGCTCGCAAATAGAGCAGATCCTCGACGCTGCGAAAGCACGAGGCCGGCGTACGGGTGAAAACCCTGCTCGCTGGCGCGGCCATCTGGATAACCTGTTGAGCCGAGCCGACAAGAAAAAAGCCAGGAAGCAAACCAGCTTTGCCGCAATATCTTGGCAAGACGTTCCGAAGTTAATTCAGCAACTCCAAGCAATGAATACTCGTGACGCTCAAGCAATGCAGTTGTTAATCATGACTGGATCGCGCTCGCACATGGTCCGGCAAGCTCGGTGGGATGAGTTCGACTTTAAAGATCGTACCTGGTCCCTTTCCGCTGAACGAATGAAGGCCCGCGCTGCGTTTGTAATTCCGCTACCAGAACAGGTTATTGAGTTTCTGCGATCAATCCCGAAGGTTGATGAAAGTTCTTACTTATTTCCAGGTCAAGGCCGCTCCGGAGTAATGCACGCTGACGCCATGCGAAAGCTACTTCAAGAAGAGCTTCAATACGACGGCGTTACTTGTCACGGCTTCCGCTCTACCTTCCGCGACTGGGCTGGAGAGTGCACAAACTACCCACGAGAAATATGCGAACTAGCACTCGCACACGATGAGCGAGGGCAAACCGAGAGCGCCTACTCTCGATCCAATTTTCTGGAGAAACGTCGCGCTTTGATGACTGACTGGGCGGGCTATCTAGCCAGTGGTAAATAA